Proteins from a single region of Palaemon carinicauda isolate YSFRI2023 chromosome 1, ASM3689809v2, whole genome shotgun sequence:
- the LOC137644888 gene encoding uncharacterized protein, translating into IETNLKFVFLFLQKAFSFEFVSFELKLNNHTIVDWCSFCREVLISWGLRHSRKIGGPGLTVEIDESKFGKRKYNVGRVIEGQWVFGGICRETRDLFFVPVQDRSAETLLAIICQYIAEGTTVISDCWKAYNCLEKEGYKHPTVNHSVNFVDPVTGAHTNTIERTWRGTKALVPKYGRRKGHFVGYLAVAYFKLAITDPAKRLHHFLLAAADLYPPTP; encoded by the coding sequence attgagactaatttgaagtttgtgttcctttttttgcaaaaggcgttttcatttgaatttgtttcgtttgaactgaaactcaataatCACACTATCGTTGATTGGTGTTCGTTTTGCCGTGAGGTGCTTATTTCTTGGGGTCTGAGACATTCTCGGAAAATTGGAGGCCCTGGATTAACCGTTGAAATTGATGAATCAAAATTTGGCAAGCGCAAGTACAATGTTGGACGCGTCATAGAGGGTCAGTGGGTGTTTGGTGGTATCTGCCGTGAAACCCGGGATTTATTTTTTGTGCCGGTGCAAGACCGCTCCGCTGAAACATTACTGGCTATTATCTGCCAGTATATAGCAGAAGGTACCACGGTGATATCGGATTGTTGGAAGGCATATAATTGTTTAGAAAAAGAAGGTTATAAGCACCCCACGGTTAATCATAGTGTTAATTTTGTTGACCCAGTTACAGGTGCTCATACTAACACCATAGAACGTACCTGGAGAGGCACCAAGGCCCTGGTCCCCAAATACGGAAGAAGAAAAGGTCATTTTGTGGGGTATTTGGCCGTGGCCTACTTTAAATTGGCCATAACTGATCCTGCCAAAAGACTTCATCacttcctcctggcagcagcagatttgtatccacctacaccataa